The Mangrovimonas cancribranchiae nucleotide sequence TGAAATGCGTGTTGGTGTACATACTGGTCCAGTGGTGGCTGGTATTGTTGGCGTGAAGAAATTTCAGTACGATATTTGGGGAGATACCGTAAACACGGCTTCAAGAATAGAGAGCAATGGTGAAGTTGGAAAAGTGAACATTTCAGAAGTGACGTATAATTATCTAAAAGACGATCCAGATTTTGTATTTGAAAGTAGAGGCAAGGTACAGGTCAAAGGTAAAGGTGAGATTATGATGTATTTTGTGAGCTTAACATAAAAAAATGATTAATTTTAAGCTATTATTTTTTTAGTGTCTTAATTATGCCAACCAATTTGAAATCTTGCTCCAATTGTGAGCAACAGTTTTATGAATCCTATGCATATTGCCCGTATTGTGGCCAAAAATCAAAAGATAAACTCACTCTTGGTATTTTGTTTAACAATACCATAAGTAATTACTTCTCGGTAGACGCTAGATTTTTTAAAAGTTTTATCCCATTAATGTTAAAACCAGGTTATTTGGCTAAACGATTTATTGGTGGTAAGCGTTTATTATATCTACATCCAGCGCAAATGTATTTGTTTATTTCGGTGGTGTTTTTCTTTCTGTTTTCTTTTGTGGCCAATCAACAAGCAAGAGATATAGATACATCTATAAAAAAGAACTTTGAACATGCGAAAAAAGTCGTAGACTCCATATCTCAAAATCCGTTAGATTCTGTTCAGGTAAAAAACTATATGAAGCCTTATACAGATAATAAAGAAGTTCTAGGATTAACAGAGCAAGAGACACAGGAATTAGATTCTATAATAAAAACCAAAAATAACTCGGAGTCTATATTTAATTCAGGGTTTAATCAAAGAAGGATTGACTCTTTAATAAACGTAGGCGCTTCAGATAAAACCATTTATAAGGAAATGGGACTTGAAAAGGATGCAAGTTACTTGAAGCGAAAATTTTATGAGCAAGCACTTAAGTTTTATAAAAGTAAAAGTGGCGGCTCTATTTTAAAGCGTTTTTACGATACGATTCCTATTGCCATGTTTTTTTTATTGCCAATTTTTGCCTTGCTACTAAAATTATTTTATTACAGAAAAGGTACTTATGCGTATCATTTAGTATTTAGTTTCTACTTTTTCGCTTATTTATTTACGGTATTTAGTGTTTTATTACTATGTAATTTTATATGGGGGAATTTTCCTGATTGGCTAACGGGATTAATTATATTATCTACCTTTATCTATTTCTTTATTGCTGTAAAGCGCTTTTATGAACAAGGGTGGTTTTTAAGCTTTCTAAAAAGTAGTTTTATTGTTTTTTTCTTTTTTACATTATTAATACCTATTACTATGTTTTTAGGTTTTTTTGCTTTTATGTATTACTAAGTTCTTGTTTTAAGTATACTCCCGTTAAGGATTTGGAATTCGAAACGATATCATGAGGCGTACCTTGTGCTACAAGTTCACCGCCTTTATTACCGCCACTTGGCCCAAGATCTATAATGTAATCGGCGCATTTAATAAGCTCTAAATTATGTTCTATTACAATGATAGAATGTCCTTTATCGATAAGTGCATTAAACGATTTTAAAAGCTTTTTTATGTCGTGAAAATGAAGTCCTGTTGTTGGTTCGTCAAAAATAAAAAGAGTATTGTCGCTTTTGCTTCCTTTGCCTAAGAAAGATGCTAATTTAATACGTTGCGCCTCACCTCCAGAAAGCGTAGAGGAGCTTTGTCCTAAGGTAACGTAACCTAAACCAACATCTTGAAGTGGTTGAAGTTTGTTAGTTATTTTACCTTGCTTGTGTAATTCAAAAAATGCAATAGCATCATCTATAGTCATATTTAACACATCGTCTATAGATTTATCCATGAAAGTAACTTCAAGCACTTCTTTTTTGAATCGTTTACCACCACAGGTTTCACACGTTAAATGAACATCGGCCATAAACTGCATTTCAATGGTAACTTGGCCTTCGCCTTTACAAGTTTCGCATCGCCCACCATCAACATTAAATGAAAAATGTTTCGCTTTGAAGTTTCTTATGGCGCTTAATTTTTGATTAGCAAAAAGCGCTCTAATATCATCGTAAGCTTTAATATAAGTAACCGGGTTAGAACGAGAGGAGCGACCAATGGGGTTTTGATCGACAAACTCAATGTGTTTTATGTTACTAAAATTTCCTTCAATACTTGAAAATTGTCCTGGTTTATCGCTAAAATCAGTAAGTTGTTTTTGTAAAGCAGGAAACAAAATCTTTTTTACTAATGTACTTTTTCCACTTCCTGAAACTCCAGTAATTACGGTAAGCATGTTTAAAGGAAAAGTAACATCTATATTTTTTAAATTGTTTTCTCGAGCGCCTAAAATATCAATATGATATTTTGATGTTCTTGGTTTTGTAGAAGGCTCTATAGTTAAAGAACCATTTAAATAGCCTGCAGTTAATGAGTCTGATTTTAAAATAGTGTTGTAATCGCCAACAGCAACTACTTCACCACCAAATGTTCCTGCTTCTGGACCAATATCTATAATTTCATCTGCTGCTTGCATGATATCCTTATCATGTTCAACAACAATTACAGTGTTTCCTAAATCGCGTAGCGATTTTAAAACTTCTATTAGGTTTTCGGTATCTTTTGGGTGTAGCCCTATACTAGGTTCATCAAGAATATACATCGACCCAACCAAACTGCTGCCTAAAGAGGTTGCTAAATTTATACGCTGACTTTCGCCGCCAGATAGTGTATTGGATTTTCTGTTTAATGTTAAATAGTTTAAACCAACTTTTTCTAGATAAGAAAGCCTGTTATTTATCTCTGTTAATAAGCGCTCAGCAATATCGTTATCATGTTTACTTAACTCTAATTTCTTGAAGAATTTGGTAAGTTGATCTAATGACATTTCCACTAAATCCGTAATACTTTTACCGTTTATTTTTACATAATTAGCTTCTTTACGAAGTCTACGTCCATTACATGCTTTACAGGTTGTTTTACCACGATATCTTGAAAGCATGACACGGTTTTGAATTTTATAAGCTTTGGCCTCAAGTTCTTCAAAAAAGCTGTTAAGTCCTTCAAAATATTTGTTTCCATTCCAAATAAGTTGTTTCTGGTCTTCTGTTAATTTGAAATAGGGTTTATGAATTGGAAAATCGAATTTATGTGAATTGTTTACTAGCTCATCTCTATACCAGCTCATACTTTCACCTCGCCATGGGAAAATGGCATTTTCATAAATGGATAATGCGGTGTTTGGGATCACTAAATCTTCATCTATACCAATAATATCGCCATAACCTTCGCATTTTGGGCAAGCACCATAAGGATTATTGAAACTGAATAAATGTACATTAGGCTCTAAAAAATCTATGCCATCTAATTCAAACTTGTTACTAAATTGACGTTGATTACCATCAGCTAAAGATTCTATAATGCAAGTTCCTTTACCTTCAAAAAAAGCGGTTTCTATAGCATCTGCTAGTCTGTTATAAAAATCTTCATCATGTTTTGTAATAATTCTATCAATCACTAAAAAACTATTATCGTCAACATTTTCTGCAGAAACATTATCAAGACGTTTAACCTCTCCTTGCGTTTTTATTCTAGCATAACCTTGTTGCTGTAAGACTTTTAACTTATCAGCCATAGCTCTTCCTTCTTCTAAATGAATAGGAGCTAAGAGTAGTAGTTTTTCACGTTCATTAAAAGTTTTAATAAATTGAAGCACATCGGAAACGGTATCTTTTTTCACTTCGTTTCCAGAAATAGGTGAGTAGGTTTTACCAATTCTAGCGTAAAGGAGTTTTAGATAATCGTAAATCTCGGTAGTTGTTCCAACGGTCGATCTTGGGTTGGTAGAGTTTACTTTTTGCTCGATAGCAATGGCGGGAGCAATACCTTTAATGTAATCTACTTTAGGCTTGTTTAATCGTCCTAAAAATTGTCTGGCGTAGCTAGATAAGCTTTCAACATAGCGTCGTTGTCCTTCGGCATATAATGTATCGAAAGCTAGACTAGACTTTCCCGAACCAGAAAGCCCTGTAATAACAACCAGCTTATTTCTTGGTATAACAACATCTATATTTTTTAAGTTGTGGAGTTTAGCTCCTTTTATAATAATGTTTGTTTTTGGATTAACTTTTGAAATATCTGTTGCCATACTTTATTGTAAAATAATTTTACAAAGATACAATTTGATTTTCAGGATTTGAAGTCTATTTCGGGTATCATAAATGTTAAAATAGCGTCTTTTTTTTGCATATTAAAAATTATTGTTGTTATATTTGGACATATTAACCTAAAAATCACTGCAGTAGCCTATAGCATAATTTTACTTTTTTAAATCTTAACCCCAACAAACACATCTATTTATAGTATAAGTGTGTTGAAAAAGTAATGATTATGGAAAAAGAACTTATCACAGATGCTACTCTTATAAAAAACTACATAAATGGTGATGAATCATCACTAGAGCAATTAATACTAAGACATAAAGAGCGTATTTATGGTTTTATATTTTCTAAAATATACAATCATGATATTGCAAATGATATTTTTCAAGACACTTTTATAAAAGTTATAAAAACGATTAAAAAAGGAAAGTATAACGAAGAGGGTAAGTTTTTACCTTGGGTTATGCGCATTGCTCATAATTTGGTAATCGATCATTTTAGAAAAAGCAATAGAATGCCAAAGTTTAATAATACTGGTGATTTTAATATTTTTTCGGTGTTAAGTGATAACACATTAGATGCCGAAAAGAAAATAATAAAAAGTCAAGTAGAAAGCGATGTTAGGCGTTTAATAAATGAACTTCCAAACGACCAAAAACAAGTTTTGGTTATGCGTATGTATAACGATATGAGTTTTAAAGAAATATCTGAAAAAACAGGTGTTAGTATTAATACAGCATTAGGTAGAATGCGTTATGCTTTAATTAATATGAGAAAAATTATAGATAAGCATAATATTATTTTAACTAATTAAACAATAAAATATTAATAGCTTCGTTAAGTAAAGTAATTAACCCATAATAAATATTAAATGGCAAAACTTTACTCAAAAAAAAATCCTCAAAAAGAAGTTAAATTGAACCCTAAGGATGAAACCATAAAATTTCTCCTAGATTATTCGAAGGCTTTAAGTGTTATAAATTGTAATAAAATGAAGTTTGAAGCGCTTCTAAACTAAACTTTGAAAGTCCTGATTAGTCATCAGGACTTTTTTGTTTTCATATAATCATTAATAACAGATTTACGTCCAATAGTTTTTGTGATAATATCGTTATCTAAATTCCAACCTCTGGCAGGCGAATATTCTCGACCATACCAAATAATTTGTAAATGTAAATCGTTCCAAAGTTCTTTAGGAAATAACCGCTTAGCATCTTTTTCGGTTTGAACCACATTTTTACCATTACTTAATCCCCAACGGTACATAAGTCTGTGAATATGCGTATCTACAGGAAAAGCAGGAATACCAAAGGCTTGCGATAGTACAACCGCAGCAGTTTTATGCCCAACAGCGGGGAGTTCTTCTAACTCTTCGTAGGTTTTAGGTACCTTGCCATCATGCTTTTCAATAAGTATTTTAGAAAGTCCATGAATACCTTTACTTTTCATAGGTGACAACCCTACCGGTTTAATAATTTCTCTAATATCATCTACAGTAAGTTTAACCATATCATAAGGGTTATCGGCTTTCTCAAAAAGCAAAGGCGTAATCTGATTAACACGAACATCGGTACTTTGCGCAGACATTAGTACAGCAATAAGTAAGGTATAAGGATCTTTATGATCTAAAGGAATAGGGATAGTAGGATAGAGGTCTTTTAAGGTTTTTATAACAAAATCTACTTTTTCTTGTTTAGTCATAGTTGTATTTTTACAGAAACCAAAGTTAAGAATTATGACAGAATTAAAACCAGGAGATCAAGC carries:
- a CDS encoding DUF3667 domain-containing protein — protein: MPTNLKSCSNCEQQFYESYAYCPYCGQKSKDKLTLGILFNNTISNYFSVDARFFKSFIPLMLKPGYLAKRFIGGKRLLYLHPAQMYLFISVVFFFLFSFVANQQARDIDTSIKKNFEHAKKVVDSISQNPLDSVQVKNYMKPYTDNKEVLGLTEQETQELDSIIKTKNNSESIFNSGFNQRRIDSLINVGASDKTIYKEMGLEKDASYLKRKFYEQALKFYKSKSGGSILKRFYDTIPIAMFFLLPIFALLLKLFYYRKGTYAYHLVFSFYFFAYLFTVFSVLLLCNFIWGNFPDWLTGLIILSTFIYFFIAVKRFYEQGWFLSFLKSSFIVFFFFTLLIPITMFLGFFAFMYY
- the uvrA gene encoding excinuclease ABC subunit UvrA, whose translation is MATDISKVNPKTNIIIKGAKLHNLKNIDVVIPRNKLVVITGLSGSGKSSLAFDTLYAEGQRRYVESLSSYARQFLGRLNKPKVDYIKGIAPAIAIEQKVNSTNPRSTVGTTTEIYDYLKLLYARIGKTYSPISGNEVKKDTVSDVLQFIKTFNEREKLLLLAPIHLEEGRAMADKLKVLQQQGYARIKTQGEVKRLDNVSAENVDDNSFLVIDRIITKHDEDFYNRLADAIETAFFEGKGTCIIESLADGNQRQFSNKFELDGIDFLEPNVHLFSFNNPYGACPKCEGYGDIIGIDEDLVIPNTALSIYENAIFPWRGESMSWYRDELVNNSHKFDFPIHKPYFKLTEDQKQLIWNGNKYFEGLNSFFEELEAKAYKIQNRVMLSRYRGKTTCKACNGRRLRKEANYVKINGKSITDLVEMSLDQLTKFFKKLELSKHDNDIAERLLTEINNRLSYLEKVGLNYLTLNRKSNTLSGGESQRINLATSLGSSLVGSMYILDEPSIGLHPKDTENLIEVLKSLRDLGNTVIVVEHDKDIMQAADEIIDIGPEAGTFGGEVVAVGDYNTILKSDSLTAGYLNGSLTIEPSTKPRTSKYHIDILGARENNLKNIDVTFPLNMLTVITGVSGSGKSTLVKKILFPALQKQLTDFSDKPGQFSSIEGNFSNIKHIEFVDQNPIGRSSRSNPVTYIKAYDDIRALFANQKLSAIRNFKAKHFSFNVDGGRCETCKGEGQVTIEMQFMADVHLTCETCGGKRFKKEVLEVTFMDKSIDDVLNMTIDDAIAFFELHKQGKITNKLQPLQDVGLGYVTLGQSSSTLSGGEAQRIKLASFLGKGSKSDNTLFIFDEPTTGLHFHDIKKLLKSFNALIDKGHSIIVIEHNLELIKCADYIIDLGPSGGNKGGELVAQGTPHDIVSNSKSLTGVYLKQELSNT
- a CDS encoding sigma-70 family RNA polymerase sigma factor is translated as MEKELITDATLIKNYINGDESSLEQLILRHKERIYGFIFSKIYNHDIANDIFQDTFIKVIKTIKKGKYNEEGKFLPWVMRIAHNLVIDHFRKSNRMPKFNNTGDFNIFSVLSDNTLDAEKKIIKSQVESDVRRLINELPNDQKQVLVMRMYNDMSFKEISEKTGVSINTALGRMRYALINMRKIIDKHNIILTN
- the nth gene encoding endonuclease III, which codes for MTKQEKVDFVIKTLKDLYPTIPIPLDHKDPYTLLIAVLMSAQSTDVRVNQITPLLFEKADNPYDMVKLTVDDIREIIKPVGLSPMKSKGIHGLSKILIEKHDGKVPKTYEELEELPAVGHKTAAVVLSQAFGIPAFPVDTHIHRLMYRWGLSNGKNVVQTEKDAKRLFPKELWNDLHLQIIWYGREYSPARGWNLDNDIITKTIGRKSVINDYMKTKKS